One genomic segment of Thalassospiraceae bacterium LMO-SO8 includes these proteins:
- the gcl gene encoding glyoxylate carboligase, giving the protein MARMTAAEAAVRVLEKEGVHAAFGVPGAAINPFYAAMKKRGSIDHVLARHVEGASHMAEGYTRAKAGNIGVCIGTSGPAGTDMITGLYSAQADSIPILCITGQAPRDKLYKEDFQAVDIESIAKPVTKWAVTVREPALVPRVFQKAFHLMRSSRPGPVLIDLPIDVQLAEIEFDADTYEPLPVFKPEASRRQIDKAMAMLAAAERPVIVAGGGIINADAQDLLVEFAELAGIPVIPTLMGWGAIADDHPLMAGMVGLQTAHRYGNKSFLRSDFVLGIGNRWANRHTGSVAVYTKGRTFVHVDIEPTQIGRVFEPDYGIVSDAGAALALFVQAAREMKEDGSLPDWSGWAGECAHRKEVMQRKSHFDQVPLKPQRVYQEMKEAFGRDVCYVTTIGLSQIAAAQFLNVYGARNWINCGQAGPLGWTLPAALGARKACPDKEIVAVSGDYDFQFLIEELAVGAQFNLPYIHVVLNNSYLGLIRQAQRGFDMDYNVQLSFANVNAPDLGDYGVDHVAVAEGLGCKAIRVRSPNEFKEAFAKAQALMKEHQVPVVLEFILERVTNVAMGMEIDAVNEFEEILCLDPTLDPDGLPDPEAAAATQRDMIPAE; this is encoded by the coding sequence ATGGCACGCATGACGGCAGCGGAAGCAGCGGTCCGGGTACTTGAAAAGGAAGGCGTTCACGCCGCCTTCGGGGTGCCCGGTGCGGCCATCAACCCGTTCTACGCGGCGATGAAAAAGCGCGGCTCCATCGACCACGTGCTGGCGCGGCACGTCGAAGGGGCGTCCCACATGGCCGAGGGCTATACCCGGGCCAAGGCGGGCAACATCGGGGTTTGCATCGGCACCTCGGGCCCGGCGGGTACGGACATGATCACCGGCCTCTATTCCGCCCAGGCGGACAGCATCCCGATCCTCTGCATCACCGGACAGGCGCCCCGCGACAAGCTGTACAAGGAAGATTTCCAGGCGGTGGATATCGAATCCATCGCCAAGCCGGTGACCAAGTGGGCGGTCACCGTGCGCGAACCGGCCCTGGTGCCGCGCGTGTTCCAGAAGGCGTTCCACCTGATGCGCTCGTCCCGGCCCGGTCCGGTGCTGATCGACCTGCCGATCGACGTGCAGTTGGCGGAAATCGAATTCGACGCCGACACTTACGAGCCCCTGCCCGTGTTCAAGCCCGAAGCCTCACGCCGCCAGATCGACAAGGCCATGGCCATGCTGGCGGCGGCCGAGCGCCCGGTGATCGTGGCCGGCGGCGGCATCATCAACGCCGACGCCCAGGACCTTTTGGTCGAGTTCGCCGAACTGGCCGGCATTCCGGTGATCCCGACCCTGATGGGTTGGGGCGCCATCGCCGACGACCATCCCCTGATGGCCGGCATGGTCGGGTTGCAGACCGCCCACCGCTACGGCAACAAGTCGTTTTTGCGGTCCGATTTCGTGCTCGGCATCGGCAACCGTTGGGCCAACCGGCATACGGGGTCCGTCGCCGTCTACACCAAGGGCCGCACCTTCGTGCACGTGGATATCGAGCCGACCCAGATCGGCCGGGTGTTCGAACCGGATTACGGCATCGTGTCCGACGCCGGGGCGGCGCTCGCCCTGTTCGTGCAGGCGGCGCGCGAGATGAAGGAAGACGGCAGTCTGCCCGACTGGTCCGGCTGGGCCGGCGAATGCGCCCACCGCAAGGAAGTGATGCAGCGCAAGTCCCACTTCGACCAGGTGCCCTTGAAGCCGCAGCGCGTCTATCAGGAAATGAAGGAGGCCTTCGGCCGCGACGTCTGCTACGTCACCACCATCGGCCTCAGCCAGATCGCCGCCGCGCAGTTCCTCAACGTCTACGGGGCGCGCAACTGGATCAACTGCGGCCAAGCCGGCCCCCTGGGTTGGACCCTGCCGGCCGCGCTGGGTGCCCGCAAGGCCTGCCCGGACAAGGAAATCGTCGCCGTATCCGGCGATTACGACTTCCAGTTCCTGATCGAGGAGCTGGCCGTCGGCGCCCAGTTCAACCTGCCCTACATCCATGTGGTGCTGAACAATTCCTACCTCGGCCTGATCCGCCAGGCGCAGCGCGGATTCGACATGGACTACAACGTCCAATTGTCGTTCGCGAACGTGAACGCACCGGACCTGGGAGATTACGGCGTCGACCATGTCGCCGTGGCCGAAGGGCTCGGCTGCAAGGCGATCCGCGTGCGCAGCCCCAACGAGTTCAAGGAAGCCTTTGCCAAGGCGCAGGCCCTGATGAAGGAACACCAGGTGCCCGTGGTCCTGGAATTCATCCTGGAGCGCGTCACCAACGTGGCCATGGGCATGGAAATCGATGCCGTCAACGAGTTCGAGGAAATCCTTTGCCTGGATCCGACCCTGGATCCGGACGGCCTGCCCGACCCCGAGGCCGCCGCCGCAACGCAGCGGGACATGATTCCCGCCGAATGA
- the ykgO gene encoding type B 50S ribosomal protein L36, which produces MKVLNSLKSAKTRDKNCRVVRRKGRVFVINKKNPRFKARQG; this is translated from the coding sequence ATGAAAGTTTTGAATTCCCTGAAGTCCGCCAAGACGCGCGATAAAAATTGCCGCGTCGTGCGCCGCAAGGGCCGAGTTTTCGTCATCAATAAAAAGAATCCGCGTTTCAAAGCCCGCCAAGGATAA
- a CDS encoding methyltransferase domain-containing protein codes for MTADKVAAHYTHGTLMDAILAKLAEAGIALDGLTAQDLAPMDHLHGRGREATDEMITRLRPVAGQKVIDIGCGVGGPARYLAATAGARVSGIDLTPEFIAVAEQLAAMTGLSGQTEFRVGDALALPFDDAAFDAGYTQNVSMSVPDKARFFAEAARVLKPGARFVAGEVAQGPGGDVIYPVPWAMTADISHLTTPEETAAILEGAGFRVEAVHDSTDLALAYNEAARARARDQGPPVLSPLVILRENALERMRNSARNVAQGRAVPVEFVCIRP; via the coding sequence ATGACCGCAGACAAAGTCGCCGCCCATTACACCCACGGAACCTTGATGGACGCCATCCTGGCCAAGCTGGCCGAGGCGGGGATCGCCCTGGACGGCCTGACGGCCCAGGATCTGGCGCCGATGGATCATCTGCACGGGCGCGGGCGCGAGGCGACGGACGAGATGATTACACGCCTACGGCCCGTTGCGGGGCAGAAGGTTATCGACATCGGCTGCGGCGTGGGCGGGCCGGCGCGCTATCTGGCCGCCACGGCGGGGGCACGGGTCAGCGGCATCGACCTGACCCCGGAATTCATCGCCGTCGCGGAGCAACTGGCGGCGATGACCGGGCTGTCCGGCCAGACCGAGTTTCGGGTCGGCGACGCGCTTGCCCTGCCGTTCGATGATGCCGCCTTCGATGCCGGCTATACCCAGAACGTGTCCATGAGCGTGCCCGACAAGGCGCGTTTCTTCGCCGAGGCCGCCAGGGTTTTGAAACCCGGGGCGCGTTTCGTCGCGGGCGAAGTCGCCCAGGGCCCCGGTGGCGACGTGATCTACCCCGTGCCCTGGGCCATGACGGCCGACATCAGCCACCTGACGACGCCCGAGGAAACGGCGGCGATTTTGGAAGGTGCGGGGTTCCGGGTCGAGGCGGTGCACGATTCCACGGATCTGGCCCTGGCCTACAACGAAGCGGCCCGCGCACGGGCCCGGGACCAGGGGCCGCCGGTCCTCAGCCCGCTGGTGATCCTGCGCGAGAACGCCTTGGAGCGCATGCGCAATTCCGCCCGCAACGTGGCGCAGGGCCGCGCCGTCCCGGTGGAGTTCGTCTGCATTCGGCCTTGA
- a CDS encoding IclR family transcriptional regulator C-terminal domain-containing protein: MADTATPPPRTRGRTRTRSREDTGGQVQSLARAISILKALARSEDGMTLTDVALTVVLPPSTTHRLLTTMQHDRIVRFDQATALWHVGVEAFVIGNAFIRSRDLVVMARPIMRRLMEETGETVKLGIQDDGEVIYLAQVESRETMRAYRAPGTRVPMHCSGVGKVLLANQSEEEVNRILQRHGLSKVTDKTLATPVRFRDALGQIRRQGYAIDDEEHAVGLRCIAAAVFNEHDEPIAAISVSGPSARISDEKIAGLAGLVTRAAKSIASELGSREP; the protein is encoded by the coding sequence ATGGCCGATACCGCCACCCCCCCCCCACGAACCCGGGGCCGCACCCGCACCCGGTCGCGCGAGGATACCGGGGGACAGGTTCAGTCCCTCGCCCGCGCCATTTCCATTCTCAAGGCCCTGGCCCGGTCCGAGGACGGCATGACCTTGACCGACGTGGCGCTGACCGTCGTCCTGCCGCCGTCGACCACGCACCGGCTGCTGACCACCATGCAGCACGACCGCATCGTGCGCTTCGATCAGGCGACGGCGCTGTGGCATGTGGGGGTCGAGGCCTTCGTGATCGGCAACGCCTTCATCCGGTCGCGCGATCTGGTGGTCATGGCGCGCCCCATCATGCGCCGTCTGATGGAGGAAACGGGCGAGACCGTGAAATTGGGGATCCAGGACGACGGCGAGGTCATCTATCTGGCCCAGGTTGAAAGCCGGGAAACCATGCGCGCCTACCGCGCGCCCGGCACCCGCGTGCCCATGCATTGCTCCGGTGTGGGCAAGGTGCTGCTCGCCAATCAGTCCGAGGAAGAGGTCAACCGCATCCTGCAACGCCACGGCCTGTCCAAGGTCACCGACAAGACCCTGGCGACGCCTGTGCGGTTCCGTGACGCGCTTGGCCAGATCCGGCGTCAGGGCTATGCCATCGACGACGAGGAGCATGCCGTTGGCCTGCGCTGCATCGCCGCCGCCGTGTTCAACGAGCACGACGAGCCGATCGCCGCCATCTCCGTCTCCGGCCCCTCGGCGCGCATTTCCGACGAGAAGATCGCCGGTCTGGCCGGCCTGGTGACCCGTGCCGCCAAGAGCATTGCCAGCGAACTCGGCAGCCGCGAGCCCTGA